TTGCTCCTATTTATAATGAACAAGCACGTCACTAAGTTTTCTTTACTTAAGACTTAATACGTTGTTCTCTGCACTAATAACATAGATCAAACGGGGAAAATTGAAAAAATCCGAACTATTCCCCTACCTTTGTGGCTTATTATAAAAATACATGACATTTAAAGAATTAGGGATTGCAGAGCCTATTTTAAAAGCTTTGACTTCAGAAGGTTACGAAAATCCTACTCCAATACAAGAAAAATCTATTCCGATATTACTAAAAGGCAAAGATCTTTTAGGCGTTGCACAAACAGGAACTGGAAAAACAGCAGCTTTCGGAATACCCATTTTACATCACATATATACAAACAATAGTGGCATAGGTAAACGAAAAATTAAAGCTTTAGTAGTTACCCCTACTCGAGAACTAGCCATTCAAATTGGCGAAAGTTTTACTGCATACGCAAGGTTTACAGGGATTAAAAATACCGTTATTTTTGGCGGTGTTAAACAAGGTAAGCAGACTGATGCATTACGCCAAGGTGTTGAAATTTTAATTGCTACTCCTGGTCGTTTGTTAGATTTAATGAATCAAGGGTTTATCTCTTTACGCGATTTAGAATATGTGGTTTTAGATGAAGCCGATCAAATGCTTGATATGGGTTTTATACACGATGTAAAAAAAATCATCGCAAAATTACCTGCTAAACGTCAATCGCTTTTCTTTTCGGCAACCATGCCTAAAACAATTGTAGAATTATCACAAAAGATATTAGGCGAATTTGAGCAAGTAACGATTAAGCCTGAACAAGCTACCGCTGAAAAAGTAGAGCAAGCTATTTATTTTGTTCCTAAAGGAGATAAGGTGAAACTTTTGGTTCACTTAATTGAAACTAAAGAAGCTAAAGCAGTTTTAGTTTTCTCGAGGACTAAACATGGCGCCAACAAAATAGTTAAGTTATTAGACAAAGCAGGGATAAATGCTGCTGCTATTCATGGAAATAAATCGCAAACGGCAAGACAAAATGCCTTGAACGATTTTAAAGACGGAAAATTAACTGTTTTAGTGGCTACTGATATTGCTGCACGTGGAATTGATATTGACGATTTATCATTAGTCGTTAATTACGATTTACCAAACGTACCAGAAACCTATGTTCACCGTATTGGTAGAACCGGAAGAGCTAATGCCAGTGGTGTAGCCTTATCTTTCTGCGATAGAGAAGAAAGAGCCTATTTAAAAGACATTCAGAAACTCATAAAGCAAACGATTCCTACAGTTACAGATCATCCGTTTAAGGATGATGGCAGTAGACCCGTTGAAGTAGATACGGATGATAGACCTAAGCGACCAGGACAACAGAATCGTTCTAGAAACAGCGGTCAAAAACCGAATAATTCTAACAACAGAAATAAAAACAGGAACCGCAACAAAAATCGCAGTAGCGACGGACCTAAATAAAAAAAGAAAGCCTTGCAAATTTGCAAGGCTTTTTACATGTATACCTAATGGGTTATTTACTTCCCTAGCATCAACACTTCATTACATTTAATCTCTGTAATGTACCGTTTTTCTCCCTCTTTAGTTTCATAAGATCGGTGCATTAGTTTGCCTTCTACAGCAACTTGTTTGCCTTTTATTAAATAACTCTCTACAAGCGCTGCTGTTTTGCCCCAAGCTACTATATTATGCCATTGTGTATCTTCTACTTTATCGCCCTGAGCGTTCTTATAAGAATCGCTCGTAGCAATGGTAAACTTAGCCAGTTTAATACCACTATCTAAATTTACTATTTCAGGATCATTCCCTAAATAACCAATCAACTGTACTGAATTTTTAAGTGCGTTCATAATTTTAATTTTTATATCCTGATACAAGCTCAGGAACGGATTAACAGTTAAGACTATCGGAACACCATTGTTCTGACACTGCAAACTTAGAAAGCCCTTCGTATGTGATTCGGTTGGGAAGTAGTTACTTTCGTTTACAAACGTTTGTAAACGTTTGTTTTTGCTTTAAAACAACGTTATTTAACGTTCATACCTAGCATTAGCAGTCTATAACCCATAATTCATAAGTAATTAATAGAAAAATTAACGCGTTAGTAGTATCTTAGGCACATAGTACGGATATACGCAATAGTGCATATCCAATTGTTACCACACATTACCTATAATTGTTTTACAGTGCTTATGCTAAGTGAGCTGTATAAAAATTATACTGTTGACGTTTTGTGGCCTAGATCCCTGGCAGGATTCATATTTCCACCGAAAAGAGCGTTAAGAATCAAATGCTGTTTGAGCGATAGCGAGTTCATTTGATTTAGCGAATAAGGATGTGAAATATATCCGAAGGGTCAAGCCTTGATTTTTTTGGTTCGTTTTTTTATCAAGAAAAAAATGAATAAACAAGTATTCAAATCTTACCAAAAATTGCAATAAACTAATAATCAATACACTACAACAAATTTATTTTCATATTACCTTGGAAAGGAGTAACTTGAGAAAGTCGTGCAAGCGAGAAGCGTTTAAGCACAGAATGAACAAGTTACTCCCTACCCCTTAATTTGAACATCTATTTTTAGCAGATTTCTACGGAATTTAAGCCTATACTTCAAAAGGAATTTAGCTAGTTTAACGAATCCGAAACTCTTACTCAAACGCAACTCTTACGGGCGGATTTTAGCTTGTTTATGCGCAAAAGATTTTACACTCAAAACTAAATAGCAATCGCCAATCTTTACCCTAAATAAAAGCGGAAAAGCGTTATGTAGTCGTACGTTAGCATAAAAACGTGTGGTAACAAAACCTATAAGCAATGCGGAGGTATGGTGTTTAATTAAATCGTTTGTGTATATTTACTATGTCGCCAAATCAGTTTGATTCGACATTTAGAACGAAATAAAATTAAACGCAAATAAAATGCTTTGGCTAAGTGATTAAAGGGAAGTTAAGCGCAAGTTTGCTTCCGCACTGCTCATAGCTATATCGTTAGCAAAAATGGCTCAAAAAAATTTACAGTTGGCTTAACGCATAAGCGAAATAAAAAATACTAATAATGAAAGTAACGAACCTTACGGGATTAACAGACGAAGAACTATTGGTCGAAAAAAAGAAACTAAAGAAGTCAAAAATAATAAATGCTTTTGTTATTGGATTTCTTGTGAGCATTGTTATAGCTGGAATTGTTTCGTCGATTATTGGAAAAAATTATGTAGTACTTATTCCGTTACTATTTCCTATCTACTTTATTTATAAAATTGTTAGTAATTCAAAAAAAAATAATGAATTGGAGATACTCTTGAAGAAACGAAATCTGAATTGAACTACTACACAAACACAATTATTCGTAAATGGACATAATCAAACGCAACCGTTGCGCAGATGGACTTTTTAGCTAGTTTATGAAAATGGAATCGTTTTCTAATCGGTCTCCAATCTACATAAAGAGCCTGCGCTTACTCTTGTGTATCGCCACATTTGCTAACAAAACCTATACATAATGCGAACTTTTGGGTGAAACGGAATGGTCTGGGTATATTTGTGATGTCGCTAAATCTTTGGGATTTAGCTTTGGACAAAAAAAAGAAAAAGCGAAACCCAAAGGTTTAGCTTAGTGCGTGGCGGGAAATCCGTCGGATTTCAGCCCCGCACTATGCATAGCTCAGCCGTTAGGTGCAAGCTAAAAAAAAGCCAACCGCACAAAACAAAGAGTGCCGAAAAAGGCACACATTGTTTTTTTTGCCAACGCTCTGAATAATATTAACTTTGAGAAAAATGATAAAATAAATATGAGCCTATTTCAGAACTCTGTTCTAAACAAATATTTGAAAGGATTAGAGTCCGAAAAAGTCAATAAAGCTTACGAAAGATTTACTACACATTTTCATAATCCAACCATACAAGAGAATATTCGGAATTCCAAAGAGGAACAGTATCAAGGCGAATTCCTTATTGACCTTTTTGTAAACGTATTTGGATACGTTAAGAACCCAACGCCTGATTTCAATCTTACAACGGAATTAAAAAACATAAAAGGTTCTAAAAAGACAGATGGAGCAATTCTAAAAGGCGAAAAAGCACTAGCAGTAATTGAACTAAAAGGAACAAACACAACCGATTTAAGCAAAGTAGAAACCCAAGCATTTGGTTATAAAAACAACCAACCAGGCTGTAATTATGTAATTACTTCCAACTTCGAGAAGTTGCGCTTTTACATTGACAACGCTGTAGATTTTGAGGAATTTAACTTATTTCAATTAACAAGAGAACGTTTTGAAATACTTTGGCTTTGCCTCTCATCTGAATATCTTTTAAAAGACGTTCCAAAAAAAATAAAAGAGGAATCCTTAACGCAAGAGGAAAACATTACCAAAAAACTTTATAAAGATTACTCTTCATTTAGAAATGAAATTTTTGATAGTATTCAAAACGAAAATCCAGAATACGACAAACTAACTTTATTCAAGAAGACACAAAAATTACTTGACCGTTTTCTATTTATCTTTTTTGCCGAAGATAGATTATTACTTCCACCCAATTCAATTCGTTCAATCGTAAATCAATGGACTGATTTGCGAGATAAATATGATGAATATTTTCCTTTGTACGACCGATTTAAAAAGTATTTCGGCTATATGAATACTGGACATAAAGGAATGCAACACGATATTTTTGCATATAATGGAGGTTTATTTACACCAGATGAGGTTTTAGACAAAATCAAAATAAATGATGACTTACTATACAAACACACAGTTAAGTTAAGCAACTATGATTTTGAAAGTGAAGTCAGCGTAAATGTTCTTGGCCACATATTTGAGCATTCATTAACAGAAATAGAAGAAATTCAAAATGAACTTGAAGGCATACCTCACGATGGTGGCAAAACTAAACGTAAAAAAGAAGGTGTGTTTTACACACCCAAATATATTACCAAGTACATTGTAGATAAAACAGTTGGAATGCTTTGCGAAGAAAAGAAATTTGAACTTGACATTCAAGAGTCCGAATATGAGAAAGAACGTAAAGGAAGACAAAAATCTACATTAAAGAAATTAACTAAAAAATTAGAAGATTACAGAAAATGGCTTTTACAATTAACCATTTGTGACCCAGCTTGTGGTAGTGGCGCATTTTTAAATCAGGCTTTAGAATTTCTAATTACAGAACATCAATATATTGATGAATTACAGGCTAAATTATTTGGCGATGCATTGGTATTAAGTGACATTGAAAATGTGATTTTAGAAAATAATATTTATGGAGTTGATATTAACGAAGAAGCAATAGAAATTGCGAAACTAGCCTTATGGCTACATACAGCTGAAAAAGGTAGAAAACTAACTTCATTAAACAATAATATAAAGTGTGGAAACAGTTTAATTGATGACCCAAATGTAGCAGGACATAAAGCTTTTAATTGGCAACAAGAATTCCCAGAAGTATTTGCAAGAGGCGGTTTTGATGTGGTAATCGGAAATCCACCTTACGTCCAACACAGAAAAATATTTGAATTTAGTAATTTCTTCAAGTCAGCCTATAAAGTTTATACAGGTACATCTGATTTAAGTGTTTACTTTTTCGAAAAAGCTTTTAATATTCTAAAAAAGAATAGTGTATTAGGTTACATAAATACAAATAAATTTTTCAATACTGAATATGGAAAGGAGTTAAGAGACTTTCTAACAAAACATAATATACATAACATAATTAACTTTGAACAAAGTGCCATATTCAAAGATGCATTGGTGTCTAGCGTTATTTTAATAGCAACGAAAGAAGAACCAAATAATGAAACAAATTACATTGAATTTCATAAAGAATCAATAAACGCAGAAAAATTTCAAAGGGAATTAGAGAATAGAAATAGAACAATCAAATTAGACTATTTGAAAAATAATTCTTGGCTATTTGAAAACCCTTTAATAAAATCTTTAATAGACAAAATAAAGAATACAGGTTCGAATCTAAAGGAACTTGTAGGTATTAAAATAAATAGAGGTTTGACTACTGGTTTTGATGATGGATTTATCCTTCAGGAGGCAGATTATACAGAACTAATAAAAAAAGACTCTAAAAATATAAATATTATAAAACCTTTACTAAAAGGGAAACATATCAATCGCTATTATATTGAAGATTCTGGTTTATGGTTACTAAACACGCATAATGGAATGAGAGGTACTTTAGAGCCAATTAAAGTTGCCGAAGATTATCCGGCAATTTATGAACATTTGGTAAAGAAAAATATAGAATCAAATGGAAAATTAGAAAAGAGAAGCGATAAAGGTAACCATTGGTCAAATTTGAGAAATTGTGCATTTTTGGATGAATTTGGAAAAGAAAAAGTTGTTTGGGGATTAATTTCTGGTCATTGGAATTTTTCTTTAGACAGCAAGAATAATTATCTAACGAGTGCCTCATATTTTCTCACCTCAAGTATAACGCCTAACAGATTCATTTTAGGTCTATTAAATAGCAGATTAAATAAATTCTATTTCGAAAATGTTGGGGAGAAGACTGCTGGAGGAGCTTATGTGCTTAAGAAAGTAAGCGTGGAAAAATTTATAATTCCAAACTCAACTGAAAATCAAAAATTTAACCTTTGCAATAAAGTCATACATATAGAAGAAAAGACGTCAATTTTCCAATCTTTAAAAGAGAGTTTTATAAATCTTCTCATATCTAAATTTTCATTAGAGAGTTCAAGTAATAAATTGAACAAATGGGCTGAATATGACTTTGCGGTATTCCTTAAAGAGTTAGAAAAAATAAGAAAAAAAACAGCCAAAGAAAACGGAATTGAATACAAGAAGCTTTCATTGAATGAAGAGGCGGAATGGATACAATATTTTAATGAGCAAAAAGCAAAAGCACAGAGTCTACAATCTGAAATCGACAAAACTGACTCTGAAATTGACAAAATGGTTTATGAATTGTACGGATTGACAGAAGATGAAATAAGAATAGTGGAAAAAGCCACAGCTTAAGCCATACACATTTGCAATTCGCACCAGCCAATGCTACGCCAAAAATTGCAAAAGAGTATAACTTTGCCAACGCTAGCAAGTTTGCGGAAAGAAAAGCCAGACACCTAACACCGTATATAATTTATTGCTAGTTTTTGCTTATTTATGAAAATTCTCGCAGACTTTATATTTGTGATTTATTTACTAAATTAGTTGCTTGAAACACGCAACAAACCATATACAACAACGTTAGCTACCATTTGAACAAACATCGAGCTTATGCCAAAAAGTAGAGGAAGAAAGAAAAAAAAGAAAAAGACAAAAATAGTCTATGGAAAAACTTCTGGTGTGAAAAGAGAACTTGTTAATGGAATAGAATTAAAATTAGATGGTAAAAATATTACTGTAAAAAACAAGCGAACCAAAAAGCAACACGAAGAATACATTCAACAAGTAATAGCGAATAGACCTAAAAATCTAGAGTTTATTGAGAAGTCTATCGAAAGAGTAATCGAAATTTTTAAAACATTCGATAATTTTCAACTATTAGGTTTCCTTTCTTATAATCACTTTCTAAACCACAATAATTCAGATGATGATGGAATGGCTGAAGTGACTTTAGAATATGCGAATAGTTTTGCAACCGCTCTATCGAACAATCCTACAAAACAACCAACTACTGATATTTTCGAGGAGCTTAAGGATTTACTTACTAATATTAGAATGGCTTATAACGCCTATATTTCTACAGAAGGTTTAGTTGGAAATTATACCGAACAAGAAAGTCATTTAAGATTTCTAACTGTTTTGGAAGCCCTGCATATGCGAGGAGATGGATATATGAACCATATCTATGAAGTATTCAAAGAAATGTTTTCTGGACACGACCAATTTTTTATTGATAATTATGGTTTTAATTCAAATGACATTCTAGAAACGTTCATACAATTAGAAGATTCTTGGTATTGTAGGTTAAGATTACCTAATGGAGCGCCACATCCAAGTTCTATGAAAAGATTTAAGGAATGGTATGAGGCAAAAGGAATAAAATCGTTCCGAGCTGATGACCCACAGCCAATGATTGATTTTCTGGCAGACAATCCCGATTTCGTTTCGCGAGAAGGAAAACCTGATGGATTTTTAATCAATGACCCAAAACAGTTTCAAGAATTACATAAAATAAGATTTAGAAAAGAACAACATAAAAAAGTAGCTGAAGCGATTACTCAAGATTTCGGAGAAAATACAGATTTCCTAAACCCAAAGTTTCAAGGTTTACCATTGAATGAAACTTTAATATCCCAAAAACCTATAATCAAATACAAAAATGAACTCTATCTTTTTGCTTTTAACATTCTAACACGAAATATTTTTGATATTGCAGAATCCTTAATAAAAAATGCAAATAAAAAATATTATAAAGAAAAATATCTAGGTAATAAATACTCACTTTCGAGAGACAACTATCTAGAAAACAAAACAGCAGAATTACTAGATAATTTTATAAAAAAATCGACTTCATATCTCAATCTTAAATATAAACCAGGAATACTTGATGAAAATGACAATCTAGTAGAAACTGAATTAGACTTACTTATTGTTTCAGAAAAAGCCAATTATATTATTGAAATAAAAGCTGGAGGTTTATCTGCACCATCAAAAAGAGGTGCTTTAAAAAGTTTAACAGGTCAGCTTTCAGAAACTGTAGGTTATGGAGCTTATCAAAGCCATCGTGCTTACAAATATATTTTAGAAGATGACAATAATTCCTTTTATGATAAACAAGGAAACTTAATAAATGTAGATAATACCAAGAAGACATTTAGATTAACAATAACACTTGAACATTTATCTGGATTTATTTCAAACCTACACGAATTAAAAGAATTGGGAATCGTAAAACCTGACGTAGAATTCGCTTGGAATTGTAGCTTATTCGACTTAATGATATTTTCCGATATTTTAGAAAACGAAGATGACTTTATAGAATATTTAGAACAAAGAATTCCATTGTTCACGAGTGAAAAAATACGAGTGAATGATGAAATTGACTTATTAGGTTACTTTCTCGAAAACGGAAAATTAGTTGACGAGAAACTTCTAAAAAAAGTAGATGATTATTCATTAAATAAAACTTCTCAAGAGATAGATGAATATTTTCAAAAGGGAGGAAAAAAACCGAGGAAAAAACGGTAGCTAACAATGTATATAAAACATAGCTTTTATAGGCTTTACCAAAGGTTTTTGTGTATTTATGAAGACCGCCAAATTTTTAAATTTGGCTTTTAGAAAAGAAAAATAAAAAAGAAAAATTTAAAAATTCGGCTCGTGTATAATTCGAAAATTTAGCGTCTATTTATACGCTACGTTTCATATACTAGACGTTGTAAGCAATTTAAAAAATGGAAGACAATTTTAAATTAACTACTGAAGGAGTATTAATAATCGCGTCTTCAAATTCTTTAAAAGAGAAGTATAAAACCGAAGAATTTAATTACGATTTTCCAGATGGTCTTAGTCAGTTGATTTTGAATAACTCAATCATTGCAATAACAAATTCTGGCGGAGATAATTTGTTAATGGAATTCTCATTGGAAAAAGAGCTTGACATTATTGAATTTGATAAGGTTATTGAGCAATCAATAGAATTATCTGAAAATGACGAGTTATTAATCCTTTCACATGCTGAATTCACTATGATTTGTAATAAAGATGGAGATTACAAAAATGATAAATGTTGGCCAATAAAATTTTCAAAACCAATTGAAAAGGGAAAATATCTAGTGCAAATTGCTGTAATTGACGTTGAAGAAGAATTTGAAAAATACAACGCATATTTTAAGGTAAATATTAATCTAAAAAAGATTTCGGAAGTACTAATCCCAAATTTTGTTTGCGAATTGTGCGAGTAAAAACTGCTTACAACAAAACCTATAAACAATACGGGCTTAGGTTTTAAACGCCAAGTTCTGTGTATATTTATCATGTCGCGAAATCTTATGGATTTCGCTTTGAGACAAAAAAAGAAAAAACAAAACCCAAAGATTTCGCTACGTGCATGGCGGAAAGTAAACGCTAGTTTGCTCCCGTACTGTTCATAGCCTAATCGTTAGCAAAAATGGCTCAAAAAAATTTACAGTTGGCTTAACGCATAAGCGAAATAAAAAATACTAATAATGAAAGTAACGAACCTTACGGGATTAACAGACGAAGAACTATTGGTCGAAAAAAAGAAACTAAAGAAGTCAAAAATAATAAATGCTTTTGTTATTGGATTTCTTGTGAGCATTGTTATAGCTGGAATTGTTTCGTCGATTATTGGAAAAAATTATGTAGTACTTATTCCGTTACTATTTCCTATCTACTTTATTTATAAAATTGTTAGTAATTCAAAAAAAAATAATGAATTGGAGATACTCTTGAAGAAACGAAATCTGAATTGAACTACTACACAAACACAATTATTCGTAAATGGACATAATCAAACGCAACCGTTGCGCAGATGGACTTTTTAGCTAGTTTATGAAAATGGAATCGTTTTCTAATCGGTCTCCAATCTACATAAAGAGCCTGCGCTTACTCTTGTGTATCGCCACATTTGCTAACAAAACCTATACATAATGCGAACTTTTGGGTGAAACGGAATGGTCTGGGTATATTTGTGATGTCGCTAAATCTTTGGGATTTAGCTTTGGACAAAAAAAAGAAAAAGCGAAACCCAAAGGTTTAGCTTAGTGCGTGGCGGGAAATCCGTCGGATTTCAGCCCCGCACTATGCATAGCTCAGCCGTTGTGCTTCATTATCAAAAACTATGTCATCAACACCAGATTTATGATTAAAAAAATATTTATACTACTCATTGTTCCTCTAATATTAAGTTGTGGACAAAAAACCGAACCAAAAGAAATACTATTCGTCTGCACACACGGAGCGGCAAGGAGTCCTATTGCGGCAGCCTACTTTAATAAAATTGCTAAGGAGCAGGGTTTAAACTATCGAGCGGTTTTCAGAGGAACTGAACCTGATAGCGTGCTAACCAATGGAACTGCAAACGGACTAAAGAAAGATGAATTCAAAATAAGTGATTGGAAACCGGAATTGGTATCTGAAAATGATGCTAACAATGCTTTCAAAATTATAACTTTTGATTGTGAGCTTCCGCTAAATGTAACTTCCAAAAAAACAGAGCAATGGAATGGCACGCCACCGATAAGCAAGGATTATGACAAAGCACGTGATATAATTAAAGAAAAAGTAAATCGGTTAGTGGAAACTCTACAGGAACAAACATTGGAGCGGAAATAACGAAAGCACAACAAAACCTATGAACAATACGGGCTTAGGCTGTAAACGCTATGGTCTGTGTATATTTATAATGTCGCGAAATCTTTGGGATTTCGCTTTGACACAAAAAAAGAAAAAGCAAAACCAAAAGATTTCGCTAAGTGCATGGCGGAAAGCAAACGCTAGTTTGCTCCCGTACTGTTCATAGCTCAACCGTTACCTGCAAGCTAAAAAAACGACAATATGAAAACATTTCTATTCGCGTGGAATCCTAAAAAATGGAATTGGACAACTCTTGAACAGAGCATTGACCAAATCGAACAAACAGGTCGAGCGACAGAAAAATGGAGTGTAATAAGTCATAAAAAAATACAACCAGGAGACAGAGCATTTTTGATGCGACTTGGAGAAGAACCGAAAGGAATAATGGCTGCCGGATTTGTGTCGACACCACCATTTTTATCAAAGCATTGGAGCGGAGAAGATAAATTAGTGAATCGTGTAATGATTGACTTTGAAGCAATTTTAAACCCTGCAAAAGAACCGCTTCTTAACATTGACATTTTAAATCAAGGTAATTTAGCAAAAGTAAATTGGACACCTCAATCTTCGGGAATTGAGATTAACCCAGAAGTTACAGACGAATTAGAAGCTGTATGGTTTGACTTTTTGACAACCCAAGAAATCCGACATAATCCGTTCAAAGAAACCGAAAAGGACGAACAGAAAGTTTATACAGAAGGAACACCAAATCAAGTTTTGGTAACTAAATATGAACGAAATCCATTTGCAAGAAAAACTTGCATTCAACACTTTGGACTTTCTTGCTCTGTTTGCGAATTTGACTTTGAGAAAAAATACGGAGAATTAGGAAATGGATTTATTCACGTTCACCATTTAAAACAAGTTGCTAATATTGGAAAAGAATATAAAATTGACCCAATAAAGGATTTGAGACCTGTTTGTCCAAACTGTCACGCAATGATTCATAAGCGAAAAGAACCATACACGATTGAAGAAATGAAAGAAAAAATGAATAAAGCCAGCAGGTAACAATGTATATAAAAAATAGGCGAAATAGTGCTGAATTCAAGGGTTGTGGCTCGTATCAAACTTTGTGCTTAACCGAAAGTTTCGTGCTTCGTAATCGCCTACTTTTCATATACTAACCGTTGTACCACATTTAAGAAAAGCTTGTAACCTGAATGAAAATCTTTCCAACTAAAATACATTTGGTTACATTAACAGAAGATAGTTCGATAGCAATATCTGAATTACAAAAGAAAATGCTGTCGGAAAAGCAATTCGTTTCTGACTGGGATAAGCAAGTTTTTATCGGAAAAATAAATGATTCAGAATTTGAAGTTAAGTTATCCAAAAAAGTTTACGGAGCTTTCTGTGTGATAAAAGGTAAACTTGAAAATAAAAATGGGGTTTTGAAAATTGGAATAAACAAGAACTTTAAAACAGTTTTATTTGGACTCTTCCTACTCCCAATTATTGGATTTATAATTTCGTTAATAATAAACGGATTTGGAAACTCAAAAGAATTAATATTTCCGACAATAATGTTTCCAATCGCATTACGTTTTGTTTTTATCGAATTTGGATTTCGGATTATTTCCGAAAATGGACTAAATAAGCTGAGTAAAATAATTGGCGTTGAAAAAAAATAAAACGTGGTACAACACAACCTATACGTAATGCGGGCTTTAAAGCTTAAACGGCAAGGTTTGTGTATATTTATAAGGTCGCTAAATCTTATGGATTTAGCTTTGAAACAAAAAATAAAACTAAACAATAAGCTTTAGCTTCGTGCATAGACGGAAAGTAAAAGTTTCCTTGCCTCCGCACTACGCATAGCTGCAACGTTGTGCATAATGCGAAAATCGTGCTACAATTGAACATTTGAACTAAAAACGCCAACGCGCAAACAGCACATTTGGTTTTTTGCCGAAACATAAGCCAACGCTGAAAAAACCAAAAGAGCTGTTTTTTTTGCCAACGCTCGAAAAAAATACGGAAAGCCATAATGTGGAAATGAACCACTATGGACTTAAAGTCCATAGTTTCTGGCTGGTGACTTAAAGTCACCCAAAAGTCATCGTTCCAATATGAAATTTGTGTTTTCTCCATCATCTGGCTTTCTATGATGCTCCAAATACTCATTAACCATTTGATC
This genomic stretch from Cellulophaga algicola DSM 14237 harbors:
- a CDS encoding HNH endonuclease yields the protein MKTFLFAWNPKKWNWTTLEQSIDQIEQTGRATEKWSVISHKKIQPGDRAFLMRLGEEPKGIMAAGFVSTPPFLSKHWSGEDKLVNRVMIDFEAILNPAKEPLLNIDILNQGNLAKVNWTPQSSGIEINPEVTDELEAVWFDFLTTQEIRHNPFKETEKDEQKVYTEGTPNQVLVTKYERNPFARKTCIQHFGLSCSVCEFDFEKKYGELGNGFIHVHHLKQVANIGKEYKIDPIKDLRPVCPNCHAMIHKRKEPYTIEEMKEKMNKASR
- a CDS encoding single-stranded DNA-binding protein; the protein is MNALKNSVQLIGYLGNDPEIVNLDSGIKLAKFTIATSDSYKNAQGDKVEDTQWHNIVAWGKTAALVESYLIKGKQVAVEGKLMHRSYETKEGEKRYITEIKCNEVLMLGK
- a CDS encoding Eco57I restriction-modification methylase domain-containing protein, producing the protein MSLFQNSVLNKYLKGLESEKVNKAYERFTTHFHNPTIQENIRNSKEEQYQGEFLIDLFVNVFGYVKNPTPDFNLTTELKNIKGSKKTDGAILKGEKALAVIELKGTNTTDLSKVETQAFGYKNNQPGCNYVITSNFEKLRFYIDNAVDFEEFNLFQLTRERFEILWLCLSSEYLLKDVPKKIKEESLTQEENITKKLYKDYSSFRNEIFDSIQNENPEYDKLTLFKKTQKLLDRFLFIFFAEDRLLLPPNSIRSIVNQWTDLRDKYDEYFPLYDRFKKYFGYMNTGHKGMQHDIFAYNGGLFTPDEVLDKIKINDDLLYKHTVKLSNYDFESEVSVNVLGHIFEHSLTEIEEIQNELEGIPHDGGKTKRKKEGVFYTPKYITKYIVDKTVGMLCEEKKFELDIQESEYEKERKGRQKSTLKKLTKKLEDYRKWLLQLTICDPACGSGAFLNQALEFLITEHQYIDELQAKLFGDALVLSDIENVILENNIYGVDINEEAIEIAKLALWLHTAEKGRKLTSLNNNIKCGNSLIDDPNVAGHKAFNWQQEFPEVFARGGFDVVIGNPPYVQHRKIFEFSNFFKSAYKVYTGTSDLSVYFFEKAFNILKKNSVLGYINTNKFFNTEYGKELRDFLTKHNIHNIINFEQSAIFKDALVSSVILIATKEEPNNETNYIEFHKESINAEKFQRELENRNRTIKLDYLKNNSWLFENPLIKSLIDKIKNTGSNLKELVGIKINRGLTTGFDDGFILQEADYTELIKKDSKNINIIKPLLKGKHINRYYIEDSGLWLLNTHNGMRGTLEPIKVAEDYPAIYEHLVKKNIESNGKLEKRSDKGNHWSNLRNCAFLDEFGKEKVVWGLISGHWNFSLDSKNNYLTSASYFLTSSITPNRFILGLLNSRLNKFYFENVGEKTAGGAYVLKKVSVEKFIIPNSTENQKFNLCNKVIHIEEKTSIFQSLKESFINLLISKFSLESSSNKLNKWAEYDFAVFLKELEKIRKKTAKENGIEYKKLSLNEEAEWIQYFNEQKAKAQSLQSEIDKTDSEIDKMVYELYGLTEDEIRIVEKATA
- a CDS encoding DEAD/DEAH box helicase, giving the protein MTFKELGIAEPILKALTSEGYENPTPIQEKSIPILLKGKDLLGVAQTGTGKTAAFGIPILHHIYTNNSGIGKRKIKALVVTPTRELAIQIGESFTAYARFTGIKNTVIFGGVKQGKQTDALRQGVEILIATPGRLLDLMNQGFISLRDLEYVVLDEADQMLDMGFIHDVKKIIAKLPAKRQSLFFSATMPKTIVELSQKILGEFEQVTIKPEQATAEKVEQAIYFVPKGDKVKLLVHLIETKEAKAVLVFSRTKHGANKIVKLLDKAGINAAAIHGNKSQTARQNALNDFKDGKLTVLVATDIAARGIDIDDLSLVVNYDLPNVPETYVHRIGRTGRANASGVALSFCDREERAYLKDIQKLIKQTIPTVTDHPFKDDGSRPVEVDTDDRPKRPGQQNRSRNSGQKPNNSNNRNKNRNRNKNRSSDGPK
- a CDS encoding arsenate-mycothiol transferase ArsC, producing MIKKIFILLIVPLILSCGQKTEPKEILFVCTHGAARSPIAAAYFNKIAKEQGLNYRAVFRGTEPDSVLTNGTANGLKKDEFKISDWKPELVSENDANNAFKIITFDCELPLNVTSKKTEQWNGTPPISKDYDKARDIIKEKVNRLVETLQEQTLERK